One Thiocapsa sp. genomic window, CACGGTAAAGGCCGGGTCTTCCGCGCGGCCGAGCTGCAGGAAGGCCGTCAGACCGGCGATCACGGTCACCAGGATCAGGAAGAGCGTAACCGAGCGCTCGCGCACGGCGAGCGCGGAGAGGTTGAGGCGCCCGCGCGGTGGCCTGTCGTCCGACGGGCTCATCGCTCGAGCACCCGCACAACCTGACCGGGCAGCAAGAGATGCGCGCCCAGTGCCACCACCGGCGTCCCCGGTGCCAGATCGGTTCGGATCTCGGCCTGCTCGCCGACGATGCCGATCAGCTCGACCGGCTCGGGCTCGACCCGCCCCTCCGCGATCCGCCAGATCAGGGGTCCTTCGCCGCGCTCCAGGATGGCACCGAGCGGCACCCGGGCGATCGGCCTGGACGTCTCGCGGACCGTCTCGAAGGTCAGGGTCACGGTCGTGCCGAGCCCGGGCGCGCCCGGCAGCTCGGGCAGACGATAGCGGGCACGCCAGGTCCGGCTGAGCGAATCCGCACTACCGGCGATCTCGCGCAAGGTCACCTGAGCGGACGTAGGGGCGGACGCCGGGCCGCTCGCAGGGCCGTTCCCGAGCCGTGCCGTCGCCTCGGCCGGCAGACCGACACGCCGTGATTCCGGCACCTGGACCTCGATCTCGCGCGGCCCGTCCTCGGCCAGCCGCGCAACCGCCTGACTCGGCGAGACCACCTGTCCGACCTGTCCCTCCACGTCCAGGATCACGCCCGTCGCGGGCGCGACCAGATCGGCATAGAGGATGGCGTTGCGCGCCTGCTCCAGGCT contains:
- a CDS encoding efflux RND transporter periplasmic adaptor subunit, whose translation is MSTRINKIGAVFIVALFGSGCGASHDESTAPDALPDRESVPWVLSAGVEPAPNSVWTLTGTVRARHEIPLSFRIGGEIQARLVDAGAQVVAGEVLFRLDPRDVTQQRLAAEATVASARAEHENAERERERLGDLLTKRLASEQDHDRAVTAARAAEQRLLAAEASLEQARNAILYADLVAPATGVILDVEGQVGQVVSPSQAVARLAEDGPREIEVQVPESRRVGLPAEATARLGNGPASGPASAPTSAQVTLREIAGSADSLSRTWRARYRLPELPGAPGLGTTVTLTFETVRETSRPIARVPLGAILERGEGPLIWRIAEGRVEPEPVELIGIVGEQAEIRTDLAPGTPVVALGAHLLLPGQVVRVLER